The proteins below come from a single Nitrosospira sp. Is2 genomic window:
- a CDS encoding non-ribosomal peptide synthetase, with protein sequence MNARLISLRGFPRDMVTHLRMLAAERPGDTALIAVHQADDDVLERKLDYKTLDQHVRALAAALQDRFAAGERALLLLENDEHYVSGFFACLYAGLIAVPVFPPEAVRERHLARLLAIASDAEARCILTTTELMPLIGNAAVDQFSFATVLAVDAVQPNDAGAWRAHMPKNEDIAFLQYTSGSTSTPKGVMVSHGNLMVNARAFEQSMSINAEDTFVSWLPLYHDLGLIGGLLQPIHRGIPSVLMTPKFFIERPVRWLEAISRHRATVSGAPNFAFQLCVERVRNAQLEELDLSSWRVAFCGAEPVRLSTMSAFSERFAPVGFSAEALYPCYGLAEATLLITGGGRGDGAQAHCFSAEMLAQGRAEVAEQGLPVVACGIPVPGHIVRIVEPETLAQLDDGNVGEIWIGGQSLTQGYWRRSAETAVTFVHQDNSRWLRTGDLGFIHDGQVYIAGRHKDLIIIRGQNVYPQDLEQVVEEEVEAVRKGRVAAFAVETEAGEGIGIAVEISRGMQKLIPVEALVRALSEAVSGSCHEPLSVVVLLNPGALPKTSSGKLQRGACRQGWRERTLNAYAIYEFGGFVLGGGAHPVQAAPLDETEIALISIWDAVLNRKGLGREDHFFASGGNSLAAVQAAARIADRWQIDFPPRGLFENPRLHECATEIKRILSTGASLHGATVSILPTRSSTGPVNAAPLSFGQHRLWFLWQLDPSSTAYHIKHALRFSGSIDAQALGASFEDMIRRHDSLRTFFRPGANGVAEQVVRPVVPFAISSIDLRETVILQGEARVAEEADRFVSTPFDLTQGPLLRVALIRAAEDEHILVMVMHHIISDGASMQIMLDELATGYVARLRGETADLDRLPIRYSDYAAWQREWLEAGEKDRQLAYWRGYLGNEDAVLTLPTDNPRQPIANYRAARYSFDLPPDVLDGLRRLAQERGATLFMTLLAGFQALLYRHTEQPDIRVGVPVANRNRLETLGLIGFFVNTQVLRSRLNGRMELARLLDQAREAAIDAQANQDLPFEQLVEALQPQRSLSHSPLFQVTINHLVMNRHKLQQLPGLKVADYPLTEQAAQFELTLETVESADGSVRASFIYASELFDPATMERLGLHYIDVLRAFAQRPEQAVGDVPLLSERDKLRLDDWGTNNSSFVPVQAVHQLIASRAEECPMATAVVFSDIKLTYAELNCRSNRLAHRLIGMGVRPETKVGISTERSIEMIIGLLAILKAGGGYVPLDPDYPPQRLSHMMEDSGIQLLLTQAHVRARIPNCTDLEVLELDALDLKTGIDTNPEVRLHDDNLAYVIYTSGSTGMPKGVAVTHGPLAMHLDAIKQFYDVRPGDRELMFFSMNFDAAAEQWMTPLSGGGTLVLSSARSLATDSFADLITTQGITTLHLPPAYLRLLLPLVPKGKSSVRVCIAGGEAWFAADLAATQEVFAEVRLVNAYGPTETVITPAAWISNGKTSAVGDYAPIGRPVGQRSLYVLDSELNFAPLGAAGELYVGGMGVARGYLNRPALTGDRFIPDPFNQGGGRLYRTGDRVRWRSDGQLEYIGRLDQQIKIRGFRVELGEIEAQLLAQAGVRDAVVVVRESRNGPRLIAYTVAHAGVVLNVGTVKAALRAVLPDYMLPSSIVFLEALPLSPNGKVDRNALPLPEQFEEQDYDAPITQIEKMVSETWAEILEVPRVGLHSNFFDLGGHSLLLIKVQCRLEEQLNTRIAIIELFRHTTVASLARFLGEERAENSSLLRHQERAQRQRGTFIQRKHRAGGTH encoded by the coding sequence ATGAACGCAAGATTGATTTCACTGCGCGGGTTTCCGCGCGACATGGTTACGCACCTCCGTATGCTGGCAGCAGAGCGCCCGGGCGATACGGCGTTGATCGCAGTGCATCAGGCGGATGATGATGTCCTCGAGAGAAAGCTCGATTATAAAACATTGGATCAGCATGTCCGGGCGCTGGCTGCAGCCCTTCAAGATCGATTTGCAGCAGGGGAACGCGCGCTGCTACTCCTTGAAAATGACGAGCACTATGTCAGTGGGTTTTTTGCGTGCCTTTATGCTGGTCTGATCGCCGTGCCCGTTTTTCCCCCCGAAGCGGTGCGAGAGCGCCACCTGGCGCGACTGCTCGCGATCGCGTCCGACGCGGAGGCACGCTGCATTCTGACCACAACCGAACTCATGCCCCTGATCGGCAATGCGGCCGTAGACCAGTTTTCTTTCGCTACCGTGCTTGCAGTGGACGCCGTGCAGCCCAACGACGCCGGGGCCTGGCGCGCACACATGCCGAAGAACGAGGATATCGCCTTCCTGCAATACACCTCCGGTTCCACCTCTACGCCAAAAGGCGTGATGGTCAGCCATGGGAATCTAATGGTGAATGCGAGGGCCTTCGAACAGAGCATGTCGATAAACGCCGAGGATACATTCGTGAGTTGGCTGCCGCTTTACCACGACCTCGGTCTGATTGGCGGTTTGCTGCAGCCCATCCACCGGGGCATTCCTTCCGTGCTGATGACGCCCAAATTTTTTATCGAGAGGCCGGTCCGCTGGCTGGAAGCGATCTCTCGTCACCGCGCTACCGTCAGCGGCGCACCGAATTTCGCCTTTCAGTTGTGCGTGGAGCGGGTCAGGAACGCGCAGTTGGAGGAACTTGATTTGTCGAGCTGGCGAGTTGCTTTTTGTGGGGCGGAACCCGTAAGACTCAGCACCATGAGCGCATTCAGTGAACGTTTTGCCCCAGTGGGCTTTTCAGCAGAGGCCCTTTATCCCTGCTACGGCTTGGCAGAAGCGACCCTGTTGATCACGGGCGGGGGCCGTGGGGATGGCGCACAGGCGCATTGCTTTTCCGCCGAGATGCTGGCACAAGGCAGAGCCGAGGTGGCGGAGCAGGGACTGCCGGTGGTGGCTTGTGGAATTCCGGTACCCGGCCATATCGTCCGGATCGTAGAGCCCGAGACCTTGGCACAATTGGACGACGGCAATGTCGGTGAGATCTGGATAGGGGGACAAAGCCTTACTCAGGGCTACTGGAGGCGGTCCGCGGAAACGGCAGTAACTTTTGTCCATCAGGACAACAGTCGGTGGCTGCGCACGGGCGATCTTGGCTTTATCCACGACGGGCAAGTCTATATTGCCGGTAGACACAAGGACCTCATCATTATTCGCGGCCAGAATGTTTACCCGCAGGACCTTGAGCAGGTGGTCGAGGAAGAGGTCGAGGCCGTGCGGAAAGGGCGAGTCGCTGCGTTCGCGGTAGAAACAGAGGCGGGAGAAGGTATTGGGATCGCAGTTGAAATATCCCGCGGTATGCAGAAACTTATTCCCGTCGAGGCCCTGGTGCGAGCATTGAGCGAAGCAGTCAGTGGAAGTTGCCATGAACCTCTGTCGGTGGTCGTGCTGCTGAATCCCGGTGCATTGCCCAAGACTTCCAGCGGAAAATTGCAACGTGGCGCCTGTCGCCAGGGATGGCGCGAGCGCACATTGAATGCTTATGCCATTTATGAATTTGGCGGTTTCGTTCTCGGGGGTGGCGCCCATCCGGTGCAAGCAGCCCCGCTTGATGAAACTGAGATAGCGCTGATATCTATCTGGGACGCGGTTCTGAATCGAAAAGGGCTGGGGCGCGAGGACCATTTTTTTGCCAGCGGCGGCAACTCGCTCGCTGCCGTGCAAGCCGCCGCACGTATCGCCGATCGCTGGCAGATCGATTTTCCTCCACGCGGTTTATTTGAGAATCCCCGGTTGCATGAGTGTGCGACCGAAATCAAACGTATTTTATCCACCGGCGCCTCCCTGCACGGCGCGACTGTCAGTATCTTGCCCACCCGGTCCAGCACCGGTCCGGTCAACGCCGCGCCCCTGTCTTTCGGGCAGCATCGTCTATGGTTTCTTTGGCAGCTGGACCCGTCGAGCACCGCGTATCACATCAAACACGCTCTGAGATTCTCGGGATCAATAGATGCGCAGGCGTTGGGAGCAAGTTTCGAAGATATGATTCGCAGGCATGATTCGTTGCGTACGTTTTTTCGCCCGGGAGCGAATGGCGTGGCGGAGCAGGTGGTCCGGCCAGTCGTGCCGTTCGCTATTTCGTCTATTGACCTAAGGGAGACAGTTATCCTGCAGGGAGAAGCGCGAGTTGCGGAAGAGGCGGATCGCTTTGTTTCAACCCCTTTCGATCTCACGCAAGGCCCGCTACTGCGCGTGGCGCTAATACGGGCGGCAGAGGATGAACATATTCTGGTGATGGTGATGCATCACATCATCTCCGATGGTGCTTCAATGCAGATCATGCTCGATGAGTTGGCCACGGGCTATGTCGCCCGCCTTCGAGGTGAAACGGCAGACTTGGACAGGTTGCCCATCCGTTATTCCGACTACGCTGCATGGCAGCGAGAATGGCTGGAAGCTGGAGAAAAAGACAGGCAGCTAGCTTACTGGCGGGGCTACCTGGGTAATGAAGACGCGGTGTTGACTCTTCCCACGGATAATCCTCGGCAGCCGATAGCAAATTACCGGGCTGCGCGATATTCCTTTGACCTGCCGCCGGATGTATTAGATGGATTGCGCCGCCTGGCCCAAGAACGGGGGGCTACGCTCTTCATGACATTATTGGCTGGTTTTCAGGCTTTGCTCTACCGCCATACAGAGCAGCCGGATATTCGTGTGGGCGTGCCGGTGGCCAATCGTAACAGGCTGGAAACCTTGGGCCTGATTGGTTTTTTCGTCAATACACAAGTATTGCGGAGTCGGTTAAATGGCCGCATGGAGCTTGCGAGGCTTTTGGATCAGGCGCGGGAGGCTGCTATCGATGCGCAAGCTAACCAGGACCTGCCGTTCGAGCAACTGGTAGAAGCATTGCAGCCGCAGCGAAGTTTAAGCCATAGCCCGCTCTTTCAGGTGACGATCAACCATCTGGTGATGAATCGTCACAAGCTCCAGCAACTTCCGGGGTTGAAGGTTGCAGATTACCCGCTTACCGAGCAGGCAGCCCAGTTCGAACTGACGCTGGAAACAGTCGAGTCAGCGGACGGCAGCGTACGTGCCAGTTTCATCTATGCCTCCGAGCTGTTTGACCCCGCGACGATGGAGCGGCTGGGCCTGCATTACATTGATGTGCTTCGGGCATTCGCACAACGCCCTGAGCAGGCAGTAGGAGATGTGCCGCTACTGAGTGAACGCGATAAGCTGCGACTGGATGACTGGGGAACGAATAATTCCAGCTTCGTGCCGGTACAAGCCGTGCATCAGCTGATAGCGAGCCGGGCGGAGGAATGTCCGATGGCCACCGCCGTGGTCTTCAGTGACATCAAACTGACTTATGCAGAACTGAATTGCCGGTCGAATCGACTGGCGCATAGATTGATTGGAATGGGCGTCAGGCCAGAAACAAAGGTGGGTATTTCGACAGAACGTTCCATCGAGATGATCATTGGCCTCCTCGCCATCCTCAAGGCCGGAGGAGGATATGTGCCGCTTGATCCCGATTATCCACCGCAGCGGCTAAGCCACATGATGGAAGACAGCGGCATCCAGTTGCTGTTGACGCAAGCCCATGTCAGGGCCCGTATTCCCAATTGCACTGACCTGGAAGTGCTTGAACTTGACGCGCTTGATTTGAAGACGGGGATAGACACCAACCCCGAGGTTCGATTACATGACGATAACCTCGCATATGTTATCTATACGTCTGGATCGACTGGCATGCCTAAAGGTGTCGCGGTTACGCACGGTCCTCTGGCAATGCATCTGGACGCAATTAAGCAGTTCTACGACGTTCGTCCAGGGGACCGGGAGCTAATGTTTTTCTCCATGAACTTCGATGCTGCTGCCGAGCAGTGGATGACCCCCTTGAGCGGCGGCGGCACGCTCGTACTGTCATCCGCCCGCAGCCTTGCAACCGATAGTTTTGCAGATCTGATCACTACTCAGGGAATAACAACGTTGCACTTGCCTCCGGCTTATTTGCGTCTGCTTCTACCGTTGGTGCCCAAAGGCAAATCTTCTGTTCGCGTTTGCATCGCAGGGGGTGAAGCGTGGTTCGCCGCCGACCTCGCCGCGACGCAGGAGGTTTTCGCGGAGGTTCGGCTTGTCAATGCCTACGGTCCGACGGAAACCGTTATCACGCCGGCAGCCTGGATAAGTAATGGCAAAACAAGCGCGGTTGGAGATTACGCGCCTATAGGGCGCCCGGTCGGCCAACGCAGCCTTTATGTGCTGGATAGCGAACTTAATTTCGCGCCCCTGGGCGCGGCAGGCGAACTTTACGTAGGGGGCATGGGTGTGGCGCGCGGTTATCTCAATCGCCCGGCACTTACAGGTGATCGATTCATTCCCGACCCCTTTAATCAGGGAGGAGGCCGGCTCTATCGGACGGGCGATCGGGTGCGTTGGCGGAGCGACGGACAACTGGAATACATTGGCCGGCTTGACCAACAAATCAAGATTCGCGGCTTCCGTGTTGAACTTGGAGAGATTGAGGCCCAGTTGCTGGCGCAGGCCGGTGTGCGCGACGCGGTAGTCGTAGTGCGGGAAAGCCGCAATGG
- a CDS encoding 4'-phosphopantetheinyl transferase family protein, producing MRRLPLPESVPPGIEVWLLPLDLNMPLSKRDLALLNRDERSHALRFRRHEDRVRSVMARAALRQILSSRTGVLPDKLRFFVNDYGKPSVVGNWGLEFNISHSGCFALIALSTSGQVGVDIECRDRDLDIEELSMHVFSPLERRSGLQTTEAFFDRWVAKESVLKALGLGISQHLQVLSILPRDNAGYEIVHDQPEWADVSAWPIKAPDNYAAALAWKSRQDGKCARSSPVALQTVGSRLEAS from the coding sequence ATGCGGCGCTTACCTCTGCCTGAGTCGGTTCCCCCTGGCATCGAAGTGTGGCTGCTCCCCTTAGATTTGAACATGCCTTTATCGAAGCGAGATTTGGCGTTGTTAAATCGCGATGAGCGTTCACATGCGTTGCGGTTCCGCAGGCACGAAGACCGGGTTCGTTCGGTTATGGCGCGGGCGGCGCTCAGGCAAATTTTGTCGTCCCGGACGGGCGTGCTGCCGGACAAGCTACGGTTCTTCGTCAACGATTATGGAAAGCCGAGCGTAGTTGGGAACTGGGGACTCGAATTCAATATTTCGCACTCGGGATGCTTCGCGCTGATCGCACTTTCAACGAGCGGCCAAGTTGGGGTGGATATCGAGTGTCGCGACCGCGACCTCGACATCGAAGAGCTGAGTATGCACGTCTTTTCGCCGCTTGAGCGCCGGTCCGGACTGCAGACAACTGAAGCGTTCTTTGACCGCTGGGTTGCAAAAGAATCGGTGCTTAAGGCGCTGGGGCTGGGGATTTCCCAGCACTTGCAAGTGCTTTCGATCCTTCCTCGCGATAACGCGGGTTATGAAATTGTGCATGACCAGCCAGAGTGGGCGGACGTAAGCGCCTGGCCCATCAAGGCGCCTGATAATTATGCTGCGGCACTCGCATGGAAAAGTCGACAAGACGGGAAGTGCGCCCGAAGCTCTCCAGTTGCTCTGCAGACAGTAGGCTCAAGACTGGAAGCCAGCTAA